The following are encoded in a window of Brettanomyces bruxellensis chromosome 9, complete sequence genomic DNA:
- a CDS encoding uncharacterized protein (BUSCO:EOG09264ZQC), producing MKVVIQKVRNASVTVDNKVISQIGQGLLLLIGIARTDTVDDVSKLVNKILRLRIFEDRTKNAETATKWVGRPWAKSVSDINAEILCVSQFTLYGNIQKGTKPDFHRAMKGDEAELLYLRLLEELRRGIGESSVQSGKFGAMMDVSLVNDGPVTIIWDTKDKAHS from the coding sequence ATGAAAGTGGTGATCCAGAAGGTTAGAAATGCATCGGTTACAGTAGATAATAAAGTAATTTCACAGATCGGCCAAGGGCTACTGTTATTAATTGGCATCGCTAGAACAGATACAGTTGACGATGTTTCAAAGTtagtaaataaaattttgagATTACGAATCTTTGAAGACCGAACGAAGAATGCAGAAACAGCTACAAAATGGGTTGGTCGGCCATGGGCAAAGTCTGTCTCGGATATTAATGCTGAGATTCTATGCGTTTCCCAATTTACTCTATATGGAAATATACAGAAAGGAACAAAGCCAGACTTCCATAGAGCAATGAAAGGAGATGAGGCAGAACTATTGTATTTGCGGCTCTTGGAAGAACTAAGAAGAGGAATCGGTGAAAGCAGCGTTCAATCAGGTAAATTCGGGGCAATGATGGATGTTTCCCTAGTTAATGATGGTCCTGTTACGATCATTTGGGATACAAAGGATAAAGCACATTCATAA
- the DUG3 gene encoding glutamine amidotransferase subunit — protein sequence MCRFLIYKGKEPMLLSNLLTKPAHSIINQSFDSRLRIDHQPINGDGFGVGYYTLEDERNELESGKVSGPCVYKAITPAWNNLNLQRLAEKTRSRLIFAHVRASSYGVLSETNCHPFTYHNIMFMHNGGISNFKRIKRKLISHIEDEFFLTLQGSTDSECSFALFLDTLFKMGYDPKLDHVVPADALRKALVKTIQYIKDWVSELNVKDPDPSLMNFAVTDGDSIVVSRYVSSKVDEAASLYFSTGSKFIEVSPGQFKMERLNRSQDIIMVASEPLTFERGDWICVPTNSTITIKKQTVMLHPIIDEYYQANPTFIRSREFAESRGLMGTIPKEQGTDKEVPPLEREGRSRTVLGAA from the coding sequence ATGTGTCGGTTTTTAATTTATAAGGGAAAGGAGCCGATGCTCTTGTCTAATCTTCTTACAAAACCTGCGCATTCCATTATTAACCAATCATTTGATTCAAGGCTACGCATAGACCATCAACCTATCAATGGCGATGGATTTGGTGTTGGCTATTACACTCTAGAGgatgaaagaaatgaaCTGGAATCAGGAAAAGTTTCCGGACCATGTGTTTACAAGGCGATCACTCCCGCTTGGaataatttgaatttaCAAAGATTAGCAGAGAAAACTCGTTCAAGATTAATATTTGCTCATGTTCGTGCATCTTCTTATGGTGTGTTAAGTGAGACAAACTGTCATCCATTCACATATCACAATATTATGTTTATGCACAATGGCGGAATTTCCAACTTCAAACGCATCAAGAGAAAGCTTATCAGTCATATAGAAGATGAGTTCTTTTTGACTTTACAGGGGTCGACCGATTCAGAGTGTAGCTTTGCTTTATTCCTTGATACATTATTCAAAATGGGATATGATCCTAAACTTGATCATGTTGTACCTGCTGATGCTCTCCGCAAGGCACTTGTTAAAACAATACAATATATTAAAGACTGGGTTTCCGAATTAAATGTGAAAGATCCAGATCCATCTTTGATGAACTTTGCTGTGACTGATGGTGACTCAATTGTGGTTTCACGCTATGTGTCGTCAAAGGTAGATGAGGCGGCATCATTATATTTCTCTACTGGTTCTAAGTTTATCGAGGTGAGTCCAGGACAATTTAAAATGGAAAGGTTGAATAGATCACAAGATATTATTATGGTTGCTTCAGAGCCGCTTACCTTTGAACGTGGAGACTGGATTTGTGTACCAACAAATTCCACAATCACAATAAAGAAACAGACTGTGATGTTGCACCCAATTATAGACGAATACTATCAGGCAAATCCAACATTTATCAGATCGAGAGAATTTGCTGAAAGCAGAGGCCTCATGGGAACAATTCCAAAGGAACAGGGGACAGATAAAGAAGTTCCGCCGTTGGAAAGGGAAGGAAGGAGCCGCACTGTTCTTGGAGCTGCCTAA
- the TIM22 gene encoding Mitochondrial import inner membrane translocase subunit tim22, translating to MTQEEQANYGAKQIMEFVASCPGKTILSGVSGYFLGGFFGMFISSMQYDQPFGTNMTKLADLPFKQQMKVQFKDMGRQMSSSAKNFGYIGMIYSAVECALQSFRAKDDLYNGASAGCITGAGLAIKSGPTAAFTGCAGFAAFSLAVDAYMRSENGAPPANDYND from the coding sequence ATGACCCAGGAAGAGCAGGCTAATTATGGTGCCAAACAGATCATGGAGTTTGTAGCGTCTTGTCCTGGAAAGACAATACTTTCTGGAGTTTCAGGTTATTTCCTTGGTGGATTTTTTGGGATGTTTATCTCTTCCATGCAGTATGATCAGCCATTCGGCACCAATATGACTAAATTAGCTGATCTTCCTTTCAAACAACAAATGAAGGTTCAATTTAAAGATATGGGAAGACAAATGTCGAGCAGTGCGAAAAACTTTGGGTATATTGGCATGATTTACTCTGCAGTTGAGTGTGCCTTGCAGTCTTTTAGAGCAAAAGACGATTTATATAATGGAGCAAGTGCTGGTTGTATTACAGGTGCAGGTCTTGCAATTAAAAGCGGTCCCACTGCGGCGTTTACTGGTTGTGCTGGTTTTGCTGCATTCTCATTGGCGGTTGATGCTTATATGAGAAGTGAGAATGGTGCACCCCCAGCAAATGATTACAATGATTGA
- a CDS encoding uncharacterized protein (CAZy:GT2_Chitin_synth_1) produces the protein MKNKKDEKNFKDSYRNDPSRRLQPPRPYIGDESFYTADETLQQTASRNLNNISDEDDNNNNGHDYSSNSYQMAGFHKESTSRIPDKLDDVPIFHSPSRTYLPERYSICSRNSNSVSPTRKPLLSKPGQSPVASTSSYQYQPFPVSPTHPSLQKRQTSSHSSHENDHGGSNYPEIVPSLNEKSDPNSVKVSFRGVKIPDIPGTSPGDSDLNFRYSKSFPVETKDRDPFCGYDFDDDDDNNGHEQDNVEIDQEDFVPFPSFKNSYYPINPPQDFYDPFGVEDYYDGDGRAYSDDGDMFDSQKSGVGQIMNLYQENQKGSKEDLAARQVRMVNGNLVLDCPVSDVLLSKYKIPLTEKDREFLFMRFQACTAQPHEFVQRNFSLRQKFYTQPRQTEMLIVITMYNESEVLLAKTLKAVFKNIKYLYSLRHSSTWGRDAWQKVVVCVISDGRRKINPRSKALLAAMGVYQEGFAKNKINDDKVVSHIYEYTTMVGISKVYKEHVTLTTENQIPIQMIFCLKEKNQRKINSHAWAFQAFSEVLQPNIVTLVDVGTEPQGKSLYRLWKSFKDPRVAGACGEIKASLGPHDKYLLNPLVAAQNFEYKTSNILDKPMESVFGFVTVLPGAFSAYRYQALLGAPLDKYLKGQDLRKSNDDGIFNANMYLAEDRILCFELVAKRNCAWILKYVNTASAYTDVPIHLYELIGQRRRWLNGSFFSAIYSLFHFYRTWWTSHSIWRKILFHIEFIYQFFNLLVSWFSLGSYYLVFRALTVYLAEKDSNFSPGNVLSVLFLWIYIASLVTTFVLALGNRPKGTKKFYLIIVWFFAILMVYMMFAAVYMAVQAIEDILEEHSTDFKFIYIFTETRIRDLIVATSSTYLLYLIGFVLYLQPWHMFNSFIQYMLLSPSYTNVFNVYAFCNIHDISWGTKGEDNDNDLGVAKTTKNALDGELEIVIPTTKQQIDEAYRKVMIKLTTPIEEKQQSINVDESTAFYYANMRSMTVLVWMFTNFILVAVVTESGGLSQFSDSDTCGIPMNRLFIFLTVILWLVAFMALFRFIGSVSYLILKLVDTFRLRKFRKQFELKGAQYD, from the coding sequence atgaagaacaaaaaagatgagAAGAATTTTAAAGACAGTTATAGGAATGACCCGAGTCGGAGGCTTCAACCTCCCCGACCATATATAGGGGATGAAAGCTTTTACACAGCTGATGAAACATTGCAACAAACTGCTAGTCGAAATCTAAACAATATTagtgatgaggatgataataataataatggtCATGATTATAGTTCGAATTCTTACCAAATGGCAGGCTTTCATAAGGAAAGTACATCTCGCATTCCAGACAAGCTTGATGATGTACCAATATTCCATTCTCCAAGTAGGACATACTTGCCCGAAAGATATAGCATATGTTCACGAAATAGCAATAGTGTTTCCCCTACACGAAAGCCATTATTGAGCAAGCCTGGCCAGAGTCCAGTTGCGAGTACATCATCTTATCAATATCAACCGTTTCCAGTCTCGCCCACACATCCTTCTTTGCAAAAAAGGCAAACTTCGTCACACTCTTCTCATGAAAATGACCATGGTGGCTCAAATTACCCTGAAATTGTGCCGTCTCttaatgaaaaaagtgatCCAAATAGCGTAAAAGTCTCTTTCAGGGGAGTGAAAATTCCTGATATTCCAGGTACAAGTCCTGGGGATTCCGATCTTAATTTCCGTTATTCAAAAAGTTTTCCAGTTGAAACAAAGGATCGTGACCCATTCTGTGGATATgactttgatgatgatgatgataataatgGCCATGAGCAGGATAACGTTGAGATCGACCAAGAAGATTTTGTGCCGTTTCCGTCATTTAAAAATTCTTACTATCCCATTAATCCTCCCCAGGATTTTTATGATCCATTTGGAGTTGAAGATTATTATGATGGTGATGGGCGGGCTTACTCAGATGATGGAGATATGTTTGATTCCCAAAAGTCTGGGGTTGGACAGATCATGAATTtatatcaagaaaatcaaaaaggaagtaagGAAGACTTAGCCGCACGGCAGGTCCGTATGGTTAATGGCAATTTGGTGTTAGATTGTCCTGTGTCTGATGTCTTATTGagtaaatataaaattcCTCTTACCGAAAAGGATCGTGAGTTTTTATTTATGAGATTTCAAGCATGTACCGCACAACCACATGAATTTGTGCAGAGGAATTTTTCCTTAAGGCAAAAGTTTTACACTCAACCTAGACAGACAGAGATGCTTATTGTTATTACGATGTATAATGAGTCAGAGGTACTCTTGGCTAAGACGTTAAAGGCAGtcttcaaaaatatcaaataCTTATATTCATTACGGCATTCTTCGACGTGGGGACGCGATGCCTGGCAAAAAGTTGTTGTTTGTGTCATCAGCGATGGTCGAAGAAAGATTAATCCTCGCTCGAAAGCTCTTCTAGCGGCTATGGGTGTTTACCAGGAAGGATTtgccaaaaataaaattaatgatGATAAGGTGGTTAGCCATATCTATGAATACACCACAATGGTTGGAATATcaaaagtatataaggaaCATGTTACATTAACCActgaaaatcaaattcCCATacaaatgatattttgtttgaaagagaaaaacCAAAGAAAGATCAATTCTCATGCATGGGCATTTCAAGCGTTTTCTGAAGTTCTTCAGCCTAATATTGTTACATTGGTGGATGTTGGTACTGAACCTCAGGGGAAATCCTTATATCGCTTATGGAAATCATTTAAAGATCCTAGAGTGGCTGGTGCATGTGGGGAAATAAAAGCAAGTTTAGGACCCCACGATAAATATCTCTTAAATCCGTTGGTTGCTGctcaaaattttgaatacaAGACctcaaatattttagatAAGCCTATGGAATCTGTATTTGGATTTGTTACCGTTTTGCCTGGCGCATTCAGTGCATATAGATATCAGGCATTACTCGGAGCCCCGCTAGACAAATATCTCAAAGGTCAGGATTTACGAAAGAGTAATGACGATGGTATTTTTAACGCTAACATGTATCTTGCAGAGGATAGAATCCTTTGTTTTGAACTTGTGGCAAAACGTAACTGCGCTTGGATTTTGAAGTATGTTAATACGGCAAGCGCTTATACGGATGTTCCCATTCATTTGTATGAACTTATAGGTCAAAGGAGAAGATGGTTGAATGGCTCCTTTTTCTCGGCAATTTACTctctctttcatttttaccGTACGTGGTGGACTTCACATTCCATTTGGAGGAagattctttttcatattgAATTTATTTACCAGTTTTTCAATTTGCTCGTTTCTTGGTTTTCCCTTGGTTCATATTATCTTGTTTTTAGGGCGTTGACTGTCTATTTGGCTGAAAaggattcaaatttttcccCCGGAAATGTCTTATCAGTCTTGTTCTTGTGGATTTATATTGCTTCCTTGGTCACAACATTCGTGCTTGCCTTAGGTAACAGGCCGAAGGGAACTAAGAAATTTTACTTAATTATTGTCTGGTTTTTTGCCATTCTAATGGTATACATGATGTTTGCCGCTGTTTATATGGCTGTTCAAGCCATTGAAGATATTTTGGAGGAGCATTCAACGGACTTCAAATTTATATACATATTCACCGAAACAAGAATCAGAGATTTGATTGTGGCAACGTCCTCTActtatcttctttatcttaTCGGATTTGTGTTGTACTTGCAGCCGTGGCATATGTTTAACAGCTTTATTCAGTATATGCTTTTGAGTCCTTCTTATACAAATGTATTCAATGTTTATGCTTTCTGCAATATTCATGATATATCTTGGGGTAcaaaaggagaagataatgataatgatcTTGGTGTTGCTAAGACAACAAAGAATGCGTTGGACGGTGAACTAGAAATTGTGATTCCCACGACAAAGCAGCAAATTGATGAGGCTTACCGAAAAGTCATGATCAAATTAACTACACCGATTGAGGAGAAACAGCAAAGCATCAATGTCGATGAGAGTACGGCTTTTTACTACGCAAATATGAGATCAATGACCGTCCTAGTATGGATGTTTACTAACTTCATTTTAGTGGCGGTTGTTACCGAATCCGGAGGCCTCTCTCAATTTTCGGATAGTGATACTTGTGGGATTCCAATGAATCGCCTGTTTATATTCCTTACCGTTATCCTATGGCTTGTTGCATTTATGGCTTTGTTCAGATTCATAGGTTCCGTAAGTTATTTAATCCTGAAACTCGTTGATACCTTTAGGCTTCGAAAGTTTAGAAAGCAATTTGAACTCAAGGGAGCACAATACGACTAA
- the FSF1 gene encoding Putative alpha-isopropylmalate carrier: MASSVPGPILLPESHYDLSTYMGRVKHCAEISDPRMLFVTKKEVQRAKALIWNYKNGVIKHMTPELWHAKRVLDSTIHPDTGDTVFLPFRMSCCVLSNLVVTAGMLKPGLGNWGTVFWQVANQSVNVAINTSNANKSHPLTTKQLVTSYMMAVGSSCGVALGLNSVIPKLKRLKPQTRLILGRLVPFAAVVAAGIVNVFMMRGEEIRRGISVYDDDGRDLGSSKKAAFEAVGETAASRVINATPIMVIPPLLLVRLQRGFLRGRGLMAETATNLGLIALTSFAVLPFALAVFPQKRTISTDRLEDKFHDLKDKDGNLITKVIFNRGL; encoded by the coding sequence ATGGCTTCATCAGTCCCAGGTCCAATACTGCTACCGGAGTCACACTACGATCTCTCCACGTATATGGGGAGAGTTAAACATTGTGCTGAGATATCTGATCCGAGAATGCTTTTTGTGACGAAGAAGGAAGTGCAAAGAGCGAAAGCTCTCATTTGGAATTATAAAAACGGTGTTATAAAACACATGACACCAGAACTATGGCATGCTAAAAGAGTGTTGGATTCGACAATCCATCCAGACACAGGTGATAcagtttttcttccatttaGAATGTCGTGTTGTgttctttcaaatttagTCGTGACTGCTGGTATGTTAAAGCCAGGACTCGGAAATTGGGGTACCGTGTTTTGGCAGGTTGCAAATCAATCAGTGAACGTCGCAATTAATACGTCAAACGCAAATAAGTCGCATCCACTTACGACAAAGCAACTAGTTACTAGTTATATGATGGCTGTCGGCTCTTCTTGTGGCGTAGCTTTGGGATTAAACTCCGTTATTCCAAAGTTAAAGCGCTTGAAGCCACAGACACGTCTAATATTGGGAAGACTAGTTCCATttgctgctgttgttgctgcagGAATAGTCAATGTTTTTATGATGAGAGGAGAGGAAATAAGAAGAGGTATTTCAGTgtacgatgatgatggcaGAGACTTAGGTTCATCCAAAAAGGCAGCTTTTGAAGCTGTTGGAGAGACGGCTGCTTCAAGAGTCATTAATGCTACCCCAATTATGGTTATTCCACCATTGCTTCTTGTCAGATTACAGAGAGGATTTTTACGTGGTAGAGGCTTAATGGCGGAAACTGCAACCAATCTTGGGTTAATTGCATTGACATCATTTGCAGTGCTTCCATTTGCATTAGCAGTCTTTCCTCAAAAAAGGACAATATCTACTGATAGACTAGAGGATAAATTTCATGACTTGAAGGATAAAGATGGAAACTTGATCACCAAAGTGATATTCAATAGAGGTTTATGA
- a CDS encoding uncharacterized protein (MEROPS:MER0069292) yields MVVRGRGEFHSNHTKKNSGTEHDPPSPTPLIGNIAALKRMASRSQALELLHDIAKKVTPIMSFYGFNVGTLCEMYPKNPCLLGLNVNGGSKICIRLRSPSNKNWFLPTQDLIGTMLHELAHNKCGPHNAVFYKLLDQLKEKYYEVESRGSYKATGYFMESCKLGSTLSLNSNKSVRTQRIKKLIKTRYTTKNSKLGTSLICKESPRLTKPTRKLLREAVERRSKDEKSCSSHLSILEMESIIPSDCDLSLSFSEKRGVDCNAKGINSKLRVSRNQTFTNLLKVHNKAKTNLGIKNFVEQESDVIIID; encoded by the coding sequence ATGGTGGTCAGAGGCAGGGGTGAATTTCATTCAAATCACACGAAAAAGAATTCAGGTACGGAACATGATCCTCCATCGCCAACTCCTTTAATTGGGAATATTGCAGCTCTAAAAAGGATGGCGTCACGAAGTCAAGCACTAGAACTATTACACGACATTGCAAAAAAGGTAACTCCAATAATGAGCTTCTATGGGTTTAATGTTGGCACCTTGTGTGAAATGTATCCAAAAAATCCTTGCTTACTTGGGTTAAACGTTAATGGCGGATCAAAAATTTGTATCCGACTTCGAAGTCCATCTAACAAGAATTGGTTTCTTCCCACTCAAGATCTAATAGGGACCATGCTTCATGAGTTGGCACATAATAAATGTGGACCACACAATGCAGTATTTTATAAATTGCTTGATCAGTTGAAAGAGAAATACTATGAAGTGGAATCAAGAGGAAGCTATAAGGCAACTGGATATTTTATGGAATCTTGCAAACTTGGAAGTACATTATCTTTAAACTCAAATAAATCAGTTAGGACTCAACGGATCAAGAAATTAATCAAGACTAGGTACACAACAAAGAATTCGAAACTTGGAACTTCACTTATTTGCAAAGAGTCACCACGCTTAACCAAGCCAACAAGAAAGTTACTAAGAGAAGCAGTAGAGAGGAGGtccaaagatgaaaagtcGTGCTCTTCGCACTTATCAATTTTAGAGATGGAAAGTATTATCCCTTCGGATTGCGATTTAAGCTTATCTTTTAGTGAGAAAAGAGGTGTCGATTGCAATGCAAAAGGGATAAATAGTAAGTTGAGAGTAAGCAGGAATCAAACCTTCACCAATTTATTGAAGGTTCATAATAAAGCAAAGACAAATTTAggaattaaaaattttgtgGAGCAAGAATCAGACGTAATAATTATAGATTGA